A region from the Pelagovum pacificum genome encodes:
- a CDS encoding ABC transporter ATP-binding protein produces MTPLVELDDLAMHFPVRGGVLKAVDGISLTIARGETLGLVGESGCGKSTLARTLIRLHQPSAGRILLDGTDITSMDERRLRPHRRRMQMIFQDPVAALDGRMTVAELIAEPLEIAKVGNRKSRAATVRELLETVGLPADAAARYPHAFSGGQRQRIGIARAIALNPDLVICDEPISALDVSIQAQVVNMLARLKAERGLAYLFITHDLSMLRHIADRIGVMYLGKLVEIASSDALHAAPRHPYTRLLWSSIPVPDPAARADGPVETGEVPSPLDLPSGCRFRTRCPRASALCAEVEPALNETGDGHMVACHHPIPPEETGPKSDKERTHA; encoded by the coding sequence ATGACCCCGCTCGTGGAACTCGACGACCTCGCGATGCACTTTCCCGTCCGGGGCGGTGTGCTGAAGGCGGTCGACGGAATCTCGCTGACCATCGCGCGAGGGGAAACGCTCGGCCTCGTCGGCGAGTCCGGCTGCGGCAAGTCCACGCTCGCCCGCACCCTGATCCGGCTGCACCAGCCGAGCGCGGGACGCATCCTGCTGGACGGGACCGACATCACGTCGATGGACGAGCGCCGCCTGCGGCCGCACCGCCGTCGGATGCAGATGATCTTCCAGGACCCGGTCGCCGCGCTCGACGGACGGATGACGGTGGCGGAACTGATCGCCGAACCGCTCGAGATCGCGAAGGTCGGCAATCGCAAGTCCCGCGCCGCCACCGTGCGCGAGCTGCTGGAGACCGTCGGCCTGCCCGCCGACGCCGCAGCGCGCTACCCGCATGCCTTCTCCGGCGGGCAACGCCAGCGGATCGGCATCGCCCGTGCCATCGCGCTGAACCCCGACCTCGTGATCTGCGACGAGCCGATCAGCGCCCTCGACGTCTCGATTCAGGCGCAGGTGGTCAACATGCTTGCCCGCCTGAAGGCGGAGCGCGGGCTCGCCTACCTCTTCATCACGCACGATCTGTCGATGCTGCGCCACATCGCCGACCGGATCGGGGTGATGTACCTCGGCAAGCTGGTCGAGATCGCGTCCTCCGATGCGCTCCACGCCGCGCCGCGCCATCCCTACACGCGCCTGCTCTGGTCCTCGATCCCGGTACCGGACCCGGCCGCCCGCGCCGACGGTCCTGTCGAGACCGGCGAAGTGCCGAGCCCGCTCGACCTGCCCTCGGGCTGCCGCTTCCGCACCCGCTGCCCCCGGGCCAGCGCGCTCTGCGCCGAAGTCGAGCCCGCCCTGAACGAAACCGGCGACGGCCACATGGTCGCCTGCCACCACCCGATCCCGCCGGAAGAGACGGGACCCAAGTCCGACAAGGAGAGAACACATGCGTAA
- a CDS encoding peptide ABC transporter substrate-binding protein, translated as MRKLMMTAAVAAFAAGPALAAGDLVYVVNNESATYDPGLTSETFAAPIIGNTFEGLVRFDESGEIVPAMAESWEVSEDGLTYTFTLRDANWSDGQPVTAEDFVYAWKRVLDPAAGAMNPAMFYLIDGAEDFYANDGEGEVAISAPDDKTFTFTLAQRVPYMLQMLTYTNFFPVRQDVVEADPDGWTRDPETFVGNGPFKVSEFNFGESVVFEKNDEYYDADAVSLDTLTFRLIPDQATALTAMESGQVDGIEAVPAPEIPRLMAESDAFMVIPALGTTYAFFNPAAAPLDDVRVRQALSMAVDRQDLVDFVLQSADRPATGLVPYGLTLAGEDFRDGTDTFGLATEAQPEAAAELLAEAGYPDGEGFPETVFVTYTSPPIEKLLEAIQQMWKENLNIDVEIQATEWQVYYPEVQKIEYQIAQMGWGADYPHPMTFLDIFLPGSPNNLAGWENEAYADAIAAAKSTDDEAESLASMREAEAILMNDHVILPMYHRYNYMMMSPEVEGFWRSSLNVPYFRDVTMPE; from the coding sequence ATGCGTAAGCTGATGATGACCGCCGCAGTCGCGGCGTTCGCCGCGGGCCCCGCGCTCGCCGCGGGCGACCTCGTCTACGTGGTGAACAACGAGAGCGCCACCTACGACCCGGGCCTCACCTCCGAAACCTTCGCCGCGCCGATCATCGGCAATACGTTCGAGGGTCTCGTGCGCTTCGACGAGTCGGGCGAGATCGTCCCGGCAATGGCCGAGAGCTGGGAGGTCAGCGAGGACGGGCTGACCTACACCTTCACCCTGCGCGACGCGAACTGGTCCGACGGCCAGCCGGTCACCGCGGAGGACTTTGTCTATGCGTGGAAGCGGGTGCTCGACCCGGCGGCGGGCGCGATGAACCCGGCGATGTTCTACCTCATCGACGGGGCGGAGGACTTCTATGCCAACGACGGCGAGGGCGAGGTCGCGATCAGCGCGCCCGACGACAAGACCTTCACCTTCACGCTGGCGCAGCGCGTCCCCTACATGTTGCAGATGCTCACCTACACCAACTTCTTCCCCGTCCGGCAGGACGTGGTGGAGGCCGACCCCGACGGCTGGACCCGCGACCCGGAAACCTTCGTCGGAAATGGCCCCTTCAAGGTCAGCGAGTTCAACTTCGGTGAATCCGTCGTCTTCGAGAAGAACGATGAATATTACGACGCCGATGCCGTGTCGCTCGACACGCTCACCTTCCGGCTGATCCCCGACCAGGCAACCGCGCTGACGGCGATGGAATCGGGCCAGGTCGACGGGATCGAGGCGGTGCCCGCCCCGGAAATCCCACGCCTGATGGCCGAAAGCGACGCCTTCATGGTGATCCCCGCGCTCGGCACCACCTACGCCTTCTTCAACCCCGCCGCAGCGCCGCTCGACGACGTGCGGGTGCGCCAGGCGCTGTCGATGGCCGTCGACCGGCAGGATCTCGTCGACTTCGTGCTCCAGTCCGCCGACCGCCCGGCGACCGGCCTCGTTCCCTACGGGCTGACGCTGGCGGGCGAGGATTTCCGCGATGGGACCGACACCTTCGGCCTCGCCACCGAGGCGCAGCCGGAGGCGGCGGCGGAGCTGCTCGCCGAAGCCGGCTACCCGGACGGTGAGGGCTTCCCCGAGACGGTCTTCGTCACCTACACCTCGCCGCCGATCGAGAAGCTGCTCGAGGCGATCCAGCAGATGTGGAAGGAGAACCTCAACATCGACGTCGAGATCCAGGCGACCGAGTGGCAGGTCTACTATCCCGAGGTTCAGAAGATCGAATACCAGATCGCCCAGATGGGCTGGGGCGCGGACTATCCGCACCCGATGACGTTCCTCGACATCTTCCTGCCCGGCTCGCCCAACAACCTCGCCGGCTGGGAAAACGAGGCATATGCCGACGCGATCGCCGCGGCAAAGTCCACGGACGACGAGGCGGAGAGCCTGGCGTCGATGCGCGAGGCGGAGGCCATCCTGATGAACGACCACGTCATCCTGCCGATGTACCACCGTTACAACTACATGATGATGTCGCCCGAGGTCGAAGGCTTCTGGCGCTCCTCGCTGAACGTGCCCTACTTCCGCGACGTGACCATGCCCGAGTGA